One genomic window of Haloferax mediterranei ATCC 33500 includes the following:
- a CDS encoding HpcH/HpaI aldolase/citrate lyase family protein, giving the protein MPRRSVLFSPGDRPELMRKAPEAGADVLVFDLEDAVAPERKDEAREAVTDVLSDPDFDPDAEVTVRVNPGETGLDDIAAVCDRHPPDALVVPKATSSKDVTRVASAAREVGADCPVIAIIESAAGVLAAPDVAAAADTTAVIFGAEDFAADVDATRTDAGTEVLYARERVVVAAAAAEVDAIDTLHVDYQDDAGLREAAQFGRELGYDGKLAIHPAQVPIINEAFSPDSEDVGWAKKVLRARDEAAADGRGVFGVDGEMIDAPLVKQAENILDRADESY; this is encoded by the coding sequence ATGCCACGACGAAGCGTCCTGTTTTCACCTGGCGACCGACCAGAACTGATGCGAAAAGCACCCGAAGCGGGGGCGGACGTGCTGGTGTTCGACCTCGAAGACGCCGTTGCTCCCGAGCGAAAAGACGAGGCGCGAGAAGCTGTCACCGACGTCCTCTCGGACCCCGACTTCGACCCCGACGCCGAAGTGACGGTTCGAGTGAATCCGGGTGAGACCGGTCTCGACGATATTGCCGCCGTGTGCGACCGCCACCCGCCGGACGCGCTTGTCGTCCCAAAAGCGACGAGCTCGAAGGACGTGACACGCGTCGCCAGCGCTGCCCGGGAAGTCGGTGCCGACTGTCCTGTCATCGCCATCATCGAGAGCGCTGCGGGCGTCCTCGCCGCCCCCGACGTGGCCGCTGCCGCCGACACTACCGCCGTCATCTTCGGGGCGGAAGACTTCGCGGCCGACGTAGATGCGACCCGTACCGACGCCGGAACAGAGGTTCTCTACGCCCGCGAGCGCGTCGTCGTCGCGGCCGCCGCCGCAGAGGTCGACGCCATCGACACGCTCCACGTCGATTATCAGGACGATGCGGGACTCCGTGAAGCGGCCCAATTCGGCCGGGAACTCGGTTACGACGGGAAGCTGGCGATTCACCCCGCACAGGTCCCCATCATCAACGAAGCGTTCTCACCCGACTCCGAGGACGTGGGATGGGCGAAGAAGGTCCTTCGCGCCCGGGACGAGGCGGCGGCCGACGGTCGCGGCGTCTTCGGCGTCGACGGCGAGATGATAGACGCACCGCTGGTCAAGCAAGCCGAAAATATCCTCGACCGCGCCGACGAATCGTACTAA
- a CDS encoding Glu/Leu/Phe/Val family dehydrogenase, whose amino-acid sequence MAQEANPFESLQEQIDDAAAYLDVRGDVIERLKNPERVLETNLSVEMDNGDVGVFRAYRSQFNGDRGPYKGGIRYHPGVTRDEVKALSGWMVYKCAVVDIPYGGGKGGIVIDPKDYSESELERISRAFAKELRPLIGEDRDIPAPDVNTGQREMNWIKDTYETLENTTAPGVITGKALSNGGSEGRVEATGRSTMLTAREAFDYLDRDIEGATVAVQGYGNAGSVAAKLIEDLGATIVAVSDSSGAVYNPDGIDARAVKQFKNETGSVSDYEGTEAMTNEELLTLDVDLLVPAALENAIDGDLAGDVQADMIVEAANGPLTPEADEVLTERDVHVLPDILANAGGVTVSYFEWVQNRQRFYWTEERVNNELERIIVDAFDNLVDAYETHNLPNFRTAAYVVAIQRVVDAYDSSGNWP is encoded by the coding sequence ATGGCACAAGAGGCGAATCCATTCGAGAGTCTGCAGGAGCAAATCGACGACGCAGCAGCCTACCTCGATGTTCGTGGTGACGTTATCGAACGTCTGAAAAATCCCGAGCGAGTCCTCGAAACAAACCTGTCTGTCGAGATGGATAACGGAGATGTCGGCGTCTTCCGCGCCTACCGCTCGCAGTTTAACGGCGACCGAGGGCCGTACAAAGGCGGTATTCGATACCACCCGGGCGTCACCCGCGACGAGGTAAAGGCGCTTTCGGGCTGGATGGTCTACAAGTGCGCCGTCGTCGACATCCCCTACGGCGGCGGGAAAGGCGGCATCGTCATCGACCCTAAGGACTACAGCGAATCCGAACTCGAACGTATCTCGCGAGCGTTTGCAAAGGAACTCCGCCCGCTTATCGGCGAAGACCGCGACATCCCCGCGCCCGACGTGAACACCGGCCAGCGCGAGATGAACTGGATTAAAGACACCTACGAGACCCTCGAAAACACCACCGCACCGGGTGTCATCACGGGCAAGGCGCTCTCGAACGGCGGCAGCGAGGGTCGCGTCGAGGCGACTGGACGCTCGACGATGCTCACGGCTCGCGAGGCGTTCGACTACCTCGACCGCGACATCGAAGGCGCAACCGTCGCCGTACAGGGCTACGGGAACGCCGGGTCCGTCGCCGCGAAGCTCATCGAGGACCTCGGTGCAACCATCGTCGCTGTCTCCGACTCCTCCGGTGCCGTCTACAACCCCGACGGTATCGACGCCCGCGCCGTCAAGCAGTTCAAGAACGAGACGGGAAGCGTCTCCGACTACGAGGGCACCGAAGCGATGACCAACGAGGAACTGCTCACGCTCGACGTGGACCTGCTCGTCCCCGCGGCGCTCGAAAACGCCATCGACGGCGACCTCGCCGGTGACGTTCAGGCCGACATGATTGTCGAGGCCGCAAACGGCCCGCTCACGCCCGAGGCCGACGAAGTCCTCACCGAGCGCGACGTGCACGTGCTTCCCGACATCCTCGCCAACGCCGGCGGCGTCACTGTCTCGTACTTCGAGTGGGTCCAGAACCGCCAGCGCTTCTACTGGACCGAAGAGCGCGTCAACAACGAACTCGAACGCATCATCGTCGACGCGTTCGACAACCTCGTGGACGCCTACGAGACGCACAACCTGCCGAACTTCCGTACCGCGGCGTACGTCGTCGCAATCCAGCGCGTCGTCGACGCGTACGACTCCAGCGGCAACTGGCCCTGA
- a CDS encoding MaoC family dehydratase — protein MTGLYYEEFEVGQTIEHEKRRTVSESDNQQFCDMTMNQQPLHLDAEFASETQFGERLVNGLYTMSLAVGLSIPDTTDGTIVANLSYDDVSHPNPVFHGDTLRAQTTVLDKRETSDGERGVVTMNVEVFNQDDDLVCEFERTALSLKKEFVDAE, from the coding sequence ATGACCGGTCTGTACTACGAGGAGTTCGAGGTCGGCCAGACTATCGAACACGAAAAGCGCCGCACCGTCTCCGAGTCGGACAACCAGCAGTTCTGCGATATGACGATGAACCAGCAGCCGCTCCACCTCGACGCCGAGTTCGCGTCCGAGACGCAGTTCGGCGAGCGGCTGGTCAACGGTCTCTACACGATGAGTCTCGCCGTCGGCCTCTCGATTCCCGACACGACCGACGGAACCATCGTGGCGAACCTGAGTTACGACGACGTGTCGCATCCGAACCCGGTGTTCCACGGCGACACGCTCCGCGCGCAGACGACCGTCCTCGACAAGCGCGAGACCTCCGACGGCGAACGTGGCGTTGTGACGATGAACGTCGAGGTGTTCAATCAGGACGACGACCTCGTCTGTGAGTTCGAGCGGACGGCGCTATCGCTGAAAAAAGAGTTCGTGGACGCCGAGTGA
- a CDS encoding acyl-CoA carboxylase subunit beta has translation MKVRIGDGATGDEAEAIASALARHLGTDVNVFVGDGEESVADAEPPADAFPLDADDVHPTEREETLREEIADILGGGPQKYKDRLPESGKLFVRDRLDLWFPEGLKFEDGKFANFDSWHENSPEVDEADPNTRLPGDGLLTGAAAFEGRDLHFMANDFTVKAGSMASRGVEKFLRMQQRALKTGKPVLYLMDSSGGRIDQQTGFFANREGIGKYYYNHSMLSGYVPQICVLYGPCIAGAAYTPVFADFTIMVEGMSAMAIASPRMVKMVTGEEISMQDLGGAQMHAQESGSADLVARDEQHARELVSQLITYLPDKAGEKPPRSKPKPPRLSPGGIDELIPESPNRPYDAHDLIERVVDAESVFELKPDYGKEIVTAFARIDGRPVGIVANQPTERSGAIFPDAAEKAAEFIWTCDAYEIPLLYLCDTPGFMAGSQVEKDAILEKGKKFIYATSSATVPKQTVIVRKAYGAGIYAMGGPAYDPDSVIALPSGEIGIMGPEAAINAVYANKLAAIDDPEERKQREDELREEYREDIDAHRMASEVVIDEIVPPSSLREELVNRFEFYADVDKSLPDKKHGTVL, from the coding sequence ATGAAGGTCAGAATCGGCGACGGCGCGACTGGTGACGAGGCCGAAGCCATCGCGAGCGCGCTGGCTCGACACCTCGGCACGGACGTAAACGTCTTCGTTGGCGATGGCGAGGAATCCGTGGCGGATGCCGAACCGCCCGCGGACGCCTTCCCGCTCGATGCCGACGACGTACATCCGACGGAACGGGAAGAAACGCTCCGCGAGGAAATCGCCGACATTCTCGGCGGCGGTCCGCAGAAGTACAAAGACCGGCTTCCCGAGTCGGGGAAACTGTTCGTCCGCGACCGCCTCGACCTCTGGTTCCCCGAGGGGCTGAAGTTCGAAGACGGGAAATTCGCCAACTTCGACTCGTGGCACGAGAACTCCCCCGAAGTCGACGAGGCGGACCCGAACACCCGCCTGCCGGGAGACGGTCTCCTCACCGGTGCCGCGGCATTCGAAGGCCGCGACCTGCACTTCATGGCCAACGATTTCACCGTCAAGGCCGGGTCGATGGCCAGCCGCGGCGTCGAGAAGTTCCTCCGGATGCAACAGCGGGCGCTCAAGACCGGCAAGCCGGTGTTGTACCTGATGGACTCCTCCGGCGGCCGTATCGACCAGCAGACCGGCTTCTTCGCCAACCGCGAGGGCATCGGGAAATACTACTACAACCACTCGATGCTCTCGGGCTACGTCCCGCAGATTTGCGTCCTCTACGGGCCGTGTATCGCCGGTGCGGCGTACACCCCGGTCTTCGCCGACTTCACCATCATGGTCGAGGGGATGTCCGCGATGGCTATCGCCTCGCCGCGCATGGTGAAGATGGTCACCGGCGAGGAGATTTCCATGCAGGACCTCGGCGGCGCGCAGATGCACGCCCAAGAGTCCGGCAGCGCCGACCTCGTCGCCCGCGACGAGCAGCACGCCCGCGAACTCGTCTCGCAACTCATCACGTACCTTCCGGACAAAGCGGGCGAGAAACCGCCGCGCTCGAAGCCGAAGCCACCGCGGCTTTCCCCCGGCGGTATCGACGAACTCATCCCCGAGTCGCCGAACCGCCCCTACGACGCCCACGACCTCATCGAACGCGTCGTCGACGCCGAATCGGTGTTCGAACTGAAACCCGACTACGGCAAGGAAATCGTCACCGCGTTTGCGCGAATCGACGGCCGCCCGGTTGGTATCGTCGCCAACCAGCCAACCGAGCGCTCGGGCGCAATCTTCCCCGACGCCGCGGAGAAGGCCGCAGAGTTCATCTGGACGTGCGACGCCTACGAGATTCCGCTGCTCTATCTCTGTGACACGCCGGGCTTCATGGCCGGGTCGCAGGTCGAAAAGGACGCCATTCTTGAGAAGGGGAAGAAGTTCATCTACGCCACGTCGTCGGCGACGGTCCCCAAACAGACCGTCATCGTCCGCAAGGCCTACGGTGCGGGCATCTACGCGATGGGTGGACCCGCCTACGACCCAGACAGCGTTATCGCACTCCCATCGGGAGAAATCGGAATCATGGGTCCGGAAGCGGCCATCAACGCCGTCTACGCGAACAAACTCGCCGCAATCGACGACCCCGAGGAGCGCAAACAGCGCGAGGACGAACTCCGCGAGGAGTACCGCGAGGATATCGACGCTCACCGGATGGCGAGCGAAGTCGTTATCGACGAAATCGTCCCGCCGTCGAGCCTCCGCGAGGAACTCGTCAACCGCTTCGAGTTCTACGCCGACGTGGACAAGTCGCTCCCGGACAAGAAACACGGCACCGTTCTCTGA
- a CDS encoding helix-hairpin-helix domain-containing protein — protein MTGANDTGKHNGGGAEGGMGDVQDHLNDANEQSTETDEQPAGTDGGPTDSDGGLNDSDNHPTDADGHATDTDEQPTDTDEQPTDTDEYAIEPGEYSPEYGEYAAETDELPTDTDEAIEHLLRPRPYDAPDAVPGGLQDLKYIGPATADALSASNIDAGAIVDGEVCYRDLVEAGVNSGVAAKIRRWHSLSWSFGSGDDLDRRSSQVRGLGDDEREWVAASSGDWGSADDADESSGDWTPTGQTAASNGPNRDGDWTPTGTESSDDETPTQSEDWTPTGNTETKGDSPNRGGDWTPRGQADTSADGSGDALAAEVAWRERSKPEPLTTLDGIDEDNAELLAEAGVRSVRRLATADPEHVADALQIDPTVVSAWKSQARDAME, from the coding sequence GTGACTGGCGCGAATGACACGGGCAAACACAACGGCGGCGGCGCTGAAGGGGGAATGGGGGACGTGCAGGATCACCTAAACGACGCCAACGAACAGTCGACAGAGACAGACGAACAACCGGCCGGCACGGATGGGGGTCCGACCGATTCGGATGGGGGTCTGAACGATTCGGACAACCATCCGACGGATGCCGACGGGCATGCAACGGACACTGACGAGCAACCAACCGATACTGACGAGCAACCAACCGATACTGACGAGTACGCAATCGAGCCCGGTGAGTATTCGCCGGAATACGGCGAGTACGCAGCCGAAACTGACGAACTTCCCACGGACACCGACGAGGCGATAGAGCACCTCCTCAGACCGCGTCCGTACGACGCGCCCGACGCCGTTCCGGGCGGGCTACAAGACCTGAAGTACATCGGCCCAGCGACGGCCGACGCGCTCTCCGCGTCGAACATCGACGCGGGAGCCATCGTCGACGGGGAAGTGTGCTACCGCGACCTCGTCGAGGCCGGCGTCAATTCCGGCGTCGCGGCGAAGATTCGACGCTGGCACTCGCTGTCGTGGTCGTTCGGGTCGGGAGACGACCTGGACCGCCGGTCCTCGCAGGTTCGGGGGTTGGGAGACGACGAACGCGAATGGGTCGCCGCGAGTTCCGGCGATTGGGGGTCCGCCGATGACGCAGACGAGTCGTCCGGTGATTGGACGCCCACGGGGCAGACTGCGGCGTCGAACGGGCCGAACCGGGACGGCGACTGGACACCCACGGGGACGGAGTCGTCAGACGATGAAACCCCGACCCAGTCGGAGGACTGGACACCAACCGGGAACACAGAAACGAAAGGGGACAGCCCGAACCGAGGGGGCGACTGGACGCCGCGCGGACAAGCCGATACGTCGGCTGACGGGTCCGGAGACGCGCTTGCTGCTGAGGTCGCGTGGCGCGAGCGGTCGAAGCCGGAGCCGCTGACGACGCTCGATGGAATCGACGAGGACAACGCCGAGCTACTCGCCGAGGCCGGCGTCCGCTCCGTCCGGCGACTCGCCACCGCGGACCCGGAACACGTAGCAGATGCACTCCAAATCGACCCGACCGTCGTTAGCGCGTGGAAGTCACAAGCGCGTGACGCGATGGAGTGA
- a CDS encoding 3-hydroxyacyl-CoA dehydrogenase family protein: MHGTNDIDTVGVVGAGTMGNGIAQVAAMSGYDVIMRDLKDEYVENGLSAIDDSLSQFVEKEKMTEDEAEATKNRILGTTDLEDLTKCDLVIEAAVENMDIKRDIFADLDEIVPEGVVLATNTSTLSITTIAAATDRPELVVGLHFMNPVPIMKGVEVVRGEKTDPEVVEFAHEFSEDLGKETWESDDKPGFVTNRILMPWLNEGIRAYDEGVASKEDIDRGMTLGTNVPMGPLTLADHIGLDICLDASETLFEELGDRYKPAYLLKRKVAAGDLGKKTGKGFYEYE; this comes from the coding sequence ATGCACGGTACGAACGACATTGACACGGTGGGCGTCGTCGGCGCTGGAACGATGGGTAACGGAATCGCGCAGGTCGCCGCGATGAGTGGCTACGACGTGATTATGCGCGACCTCAAAGACGAGTACGTCGAGAACGGTCTTTCTGCCATCGACGACAGTCTCTCGCAGTTCGTCGAGAAGGAAAAGATGACCGAGGACGAAGCCGAGGCGACGAAAAACCGCATCCTCGGAACGACCGACCTCGAAGACCTCACCAAGTGTGACCTCGTCATCGAGGCGGCCGTCGAGAACATGGACATCAAACGCGACATCTTCGCGGACCTCGACGAAATCGTCCCCGAAGGCGTCGTTCTCGCGACGAACACGAGCACCCTCTCGATTACGACTATCGCGGCCGCGACGGACCGACCCGAACTGGTCGTCGGGCTTCACTTCATGAACCCCGTCCCCATCATGAAGGGCGTCGAAGTCGTCCGCGGCGAGAAGACCGACCCCGAAGTCGTCGAGTTTGCCCACGAGTTCTCCGAAGACCTCGGCAAGGAGACGTGGGAATCCGACGACAAACCCGGGTTCGTCACCAACCGCATTCTCATGCCGTGGCTCAACGAGGGTATCCGCGCCTACGACGAAGGCGTCGCCTCGAAGGAGGATATCGACCGCGGCATGACCCTCGGTACGAACGTCCCGATGGGCCCGCTCACCCTCGCCGACCACATCGGTCTCGACATCTGTCTCGACGCCTCCGAGACGCTCTTCGAGGAACTCGGCGACCGCTACAAACCGGCGTACCTGCTCAAGCGCAAAGTCGCCGCTGGTGACCTCGGTAAGAAGACGGGCAAGGGCTTCTACGAGTACGAGTAG
- a CDS encoding ABC transporter ATP-binding protein, translated as MITVENLRKTYGDFPAVVGSDFSVESGEVFGIVGPNGAGKTTTLKMLAGLVEPTSGTASVLGFDPEDPEMRRKLGFLPEESPLYEDMTPRSYLRFFADLYDVPRGVADDRTGAVLDRLDLEYRDRRLGDMSKGMKRKVAIARSLVNDPDLLIYDEPASGLDPLTTNVVLDFVQELRDEDKTVVFSAHNLFHVESICDRVVIMNRGEIIARGTIPEIREKHGETTYRVYTTVSLPETETEAGPDGTRHVAVVDDMAEVEALREAAESAGGRVADIRTDEPSLEDIFLRLAGEAPTKSTAEGGRGRS; from the coding sequence ATGATTACGGTCGAGAACCTGCGAAAGACCTACGGCGACTTTCCGGCCGTCGTGGGCAGCGACTTCTCGGTCGAGTCGGGCGAGGTGTTCGGCATCGTCGGCCCAAACGGCGCGGGAAAGACGACGACGCTGAAGATGCTCGCCGGACTCGTCGAACCCACTTCCGGCACGGCGTCGGTGCTCGGGTTCGACCCCGAAGACCCCGAGATGCGCCGGAAACTCGGGTTTCTCCCCGAAGAGTCGCCGCTCTACGAGGACATGACGCCGCGGTCGTACCTCCGATTTTTCGCGGACCTGTACGACGTCCCCCGCGGCGTGGCCGACGACCGGACCGGGGCGGTACTCGACCGTCTCGACCTCGAATACCGCGACAGACGCCTCGGCGACATGTCGAAGGGAATGAAGCGGAAGGTCGCAATCGCTCGCTCCCTCGTCAACGACCCGGACTTGCTCATCTACGACGAACCCGCGAGCGGTCTCGACCCGCTGACGACGAACGTCGTCCTCGATTTCGTACAGGAACTCCGCGACGAAGACAAGACCGTCGTCTTCAGCGCTCACAACCTGTTTCACGTCGAATCCATCTGCGACCGCGTGGTCATCATGAACCGCGGCGAGATAATCGCCCGCGGAACGATTCCCGAGATTCGTGAGAAACACGGCGAGACGACCTACCGCGTCTACACGACGGTTTCACTTCCCGAGACTGAGACGGAAGCCGGTCCTGACGGTACCCGCCACGTCGCCGTCGTCGACGACATGGCCGAGGTGGAAGCACTCCGCGAGGCGGCCGAGTCGGCGGGCGGTCGCGTCGCCGACATCCGAACCGACGAGCCATCACTGGAGGATATCTTCCTCCGACTCGCCGGAGAAGCACCGACGAAGAGTACCGCGGAAGGGGGTCGCGGGCGGTCGTGA
- a CDS encoding class 1 fructose-bisphosphatase, with amino-acid sequence MATKDINTADTAHEIRTIDEVVDVIASTAPEIRTGLPGRRVAAEEENPSGETQMAADVFADDLLCERIGALEGVGEYASEERPESIDVGNGSLSVALDPLDGSSNLKPNNTMGTIFAVYDGPLPAHGRDLVAAGYVLYGPVMTMIVARDGTVNEYVVYDDSSYELVREDITLPEEGTVYGFGGRVPDWTDDFEAFAREVEQDASRKLRYGGSMIGDVNQILTYGGIFSYPTLQSAPEGKLRVQFEGYPIGYVIETAGGATSDGTKSLLDVDKDELHARTPLYIGNTDLVTELESALD; translated from the coding sequence ATGGCGACCAAAGACATCAACACCGCAGACACGGCACACGAGATTCGGACTATCGACGAAGTTGTCGATGTCATCGCCAGCACCGCCCCCGAGATTCGAACGGGGCTGCCGGGCCGCCGCGTCGCCGCCGAGGAAGAAAACCCGAGCGGCGAGACGCAGATGGCTGCGGACGTGTTCGCAGACGACCTGCTTTGCGAGCGAATCGGTGCGCTAGAGGGTGTCGGCGAATACGCGAGCGAGGAGCGACCCGAGTCCATCGACGTGGGTAACGGCTCGCTGTCGGTCGCACTCGACCCGCTCGACGGCTCGTCGAACCTGAAGCCGAACAACACCATGGGGACCATCTTCGCCGTCTACGACGGGCCGCTTCCGGCGCACGGCCGCGACCTCGTCGCCGCCGGCTACGTCCTCTACGGACCCGTCATGACGATGATTGTCGCCCGCGACGGCACCGTCAACGAGTACGTCGTCTACGACGATTCGAGCTACGAACTCGTTCGAGAGGATATCACACTTCCCGAGGAGGGAACCGTCTACGGCTTCGGCGGTCGCGTCCCCGACTGGACCGACGACTTCGAAGCGTTCGCGCGCGAGGTCGAACAGGATGCGTCGCGAAAGCTCCGCTACGGTGGGTCGATGATTGGCGACGTGAACCAGATTCTTACCTACGGCGGCATCTTCAGCTACCCGACGCTTCAGTCGGCACCTGAAGGCAAACTCCGCGTGCAGTTCGAAGGCTACCCAATCGGCTACGTCATCGAGACGGCCGGCGGTGCCACGTCTGACGGCACGAAGTCGCTTCTAGACGTTGACAAGGACGAACTCCACGCGCGCACCCCGCTTTACATCGGAAACACCGACCTCGTGACGGAACTCGAATCGGCGCTTGACTGA
- the gdhB gene encoding glutamate dehydrogenase GdhB has product MASAAPSTSTDDEPTEETALETARRQLERAAAHLDVDPGVIERLHHPNQVHRVSVPLERDDGSTAVYTGYRAQHDSVRGPYKGGLRFHPDVTEDECIGLSMWMTWKCAVMDIPFGGGKGGIVVNPKDLSTDEKERLTRRFAEELRPFIGPTKDIPAPDMGTDAQTMAWFMDAYSMQEGETQAGVVTGKPPVVGGSKGRDTAPGRSVAIIAREAIDHLGWDIEDTTVAVQGFGSVGAPAARLLDDSGATVVAVSDVNGAIYDPEGLDTHDVPTHEEEPEAVMKYDAPEKLSNEELLELDVDVLIPAAIGNVLTAENADDVQANLIVEGANGPTTSAAGEIFEERDIPVVPDILANAGGVTVSYFEWLQDLNHRSWSLDRVHEELETEMLSAWDAVREQVEEYDVTWRDAAYMVALKRVAAAHEHRGLWP; this is encoded by the coding sequence ATGGCATCCGCAGCACCATCCACCTCGACGGACGACGAACCGACGGAAGAGACAGCCCTCGAAACGGCCCGCCGACAGCTCGAACGCGCGGCGGCACACCTCGACGTGGACCCTGGCGTCATCGAGCGTCTTCACCACCCAAACCAGGTTCACCGCGTCTCGGTTCCCCTCGAACGTGACGACGGCTCGACGGCCGTGTACACCGGATACCGCGCACAGCACGACAGCGTCCGCGGCCCCTACAAGGGCGGCCTCCGCTTCCACCCGGATGTGACCGAAGACGAGTGCATCGGTCTCTCGATGTGGATGACGTGGAAGTGCGCCGTGATGGACATCCCCTTCGGCGGCGGGAAAGGCGGCATCGTCGTCAACCCCAAGGACCTCTCGACCGACGAGAAAGAGCGTCTCACCCGCCGCTTCGCCGAGGAACTCCGACCCTTCATCGGCCCGACGAAAGACATCCCCGCGCCTGACATGGGCACAGACGCCCAGACGATGGCGTGGTTCATGGACGCCTACTCGATGCAGGAAGGCGAGACGCAAGCTGGCGTCGTCACGGGCAAGCCACCAGTCGTCGGCGGCAGTAAGGGCCGCGACACCGCGCCGGGTCGCTCGGTTGCCATCATCGCCCGCGAAGCCATCGACCATCTCGGCTGGGACATCGAAGACACCACGGTCGCCGTGCAGGGCTTCGGTTCCGTCGGTGCCCCCGCTGCGCGCCTCCTCGATGACTCCGGTGCGACGGTCGTCGCCGTCTCCGACGTGAACGGCGCAATCTACGACCCCGAGGGTCTCGACACCCACGACGTGCCGACCCACGAGGAAGAACCCGAAGCCGTCATGAAGTACGACGCGCCGGAGAAGCTTTCCAACGAGGAACTCCTCGAACTCGACGTCGACGTGCTCATCCCCGCGGCCATCGGCAACGTGCTGACCGCCGAAAACGCCGACGACGTGCAGGCGAATCTCATCGTCGAGGGTGCCAACGGTCCGACGACCTCCGCAGCGGGCGAAATCTTCGAAGAACGCGACATTCCGGTCGTCCCCGACATCCTCGCCAACGCCGGCGGTGTCACCGTGAGCTACTTCGAGTGGCTGCAGGACCTCAACCACCGCTCGTGGTCGCTCGACCGCGTCCACGAGGAACTGGAGACCGAGATGCTCAGCGCGTGGGACGCCGTCCGCGAGCAGGTCGAAGAGTACGACGTGACGTGGCGCGACGCCGCGTACATGGTCGCGCTCAAGCGCGTTGCGGCCGCCCACGAGCACCGCGGCCTCTGGCCCTGA
- a CDS encoding DUF5658 family protein, which yields MSHEIPRAGMIQELLSDVVHGDHGLWLVTMLALVLDVLTTLYGLGQGLTELNPVVIKLIPSFGPVGSLLLLKLVVLAVALVAWEMLPTRYRAAIPISVAVPWGVAGLMNTQLILVTIFG from the coding sequence ATGAGTCACGAAATCCCCCGGGCCGGGATGATACAGGAACTTCTGTCAGATGTAGTGCACGGTGACCACGGCCTTTGGCTCGTGACCATGCTGGCGCTCGTCCTCGACGTGTTAACGACGCTGTACGGGCTTGGACAGGGATTGACGGAACTGAATCCGGTCGTCATCAAGCTTATTCCGAGTTTCGGGCCGGTCGGGTCACTGCTCTTATTGAAACTCGTCGTCCTCGCGGTCGCTCTCGTCGCGTGGGAGATGCTCCCAACTCGTTATCGCGCGGCGATACCAATCAGCGTCGCCGTCCCCTGGGGTGTCGCCGGGTTGATGAATACGCAACTCATCCTCGTCACGATATTTGGCTAG